Proteins from a genomic interval of Streptomyces fodineus:
- a CDS encoding acyl-CoA thioesterase produces MKKYTYPLPLRWADADAYGHVNNAKFLQYMEEARTRMFQEMLPEDEAGRRQHAFVVGRSIVDYRAPLPYREEPVDVNVWVVACRGARLELGYEIRDDGQLYAEATTTMAAYNLDTGRPRRISEAELDFLARYTEN; encoded by the coding sequence GTGAAGAAGTACACCTATCCCCTCCCGCTGCGCTGGGCCGACGCGGACGCGTACGGGCACGTCAATAATGCGAAGTTCCTCCAGTACATGGAGGAGGCACGCACACGGATGTTTCAGGAGATGCTGCCCGAGGACGAGGCCGGCCGCCGCCAGCACGCATTCGTCGTCGGCCGGTCCATCGTCGACTACCGCGCTCCGCTGCCGTACCGCGAGGAGCCCGTGGACGTGAACGTCTGGGTCGTCGCATGTCGGGGGGCCAGGCTCGAACTCGGCTACGAGATCCGGGACGACGGCCAGCTGTACGCCGAGGCTACGACCACGATGGCTGCGTACAACCTGGACACCGGTAGGCCGCGCCGCATTTCTGAAGCCGAGCTGGACTTTCTCGCCCGTTACACCGAGAACTGA
- a CDS encoding PrsW family glutamic-type intramembrane protease, translating to MMAVAAVWGVLQLFAVSWPTRSVRLSTVLLALAVGMYGCGVATALVELAYTRIYADQSGQPLVTVVNTTSYTVAPWVEELIKAAPLLLAGLSVKVRRQWGLTDFVVLGAALGGGFGLLEAVLRYGLDANRAIARGGGWIIPDSLSPPYVPGLGQMLTSWLPAPFSQLDLGGPPVTETFSHLVWTAVVGLGVGLLWRARGWLRLLSVLPVAAAVVHHTVNNYVVQKPIGPARHWLESLDAKAWAAPLICLAIALVVDLRHIHRGKRVVSGVLLASERVDGDSAGALLRYAAWRLPWSLLIVLRYIRLRRSLLYAAASGPPADTEDLRRVAAGITARMDASDNPHVWQALNIRALLKAARAARGSRERWLLVIPCVLVLPSLVFLGVGSFTSTAGLQKFFSAGSGPKILMCFGIAALAWIAYQLSTLLRSWRRASAQPTAELLAVHRFRVGTALGSATTGALLLWRGFGEAGPGGRAIHTLHLLDALNTFLVYLGFALLLLSLLALFPPGGLALAGGGVAGALTAEAALNAGVLGAAGAVLMAVGAGGTGASESGGGKRGEVPQWLRDKWNEGRQFNEDNWPRYPANEIYLENGKVLDSYRPGKEIVSRKQTQIWKIKPDTFRNYLREINQKYKTGTKIPDTPKARREYPQLIGKPLKGKYYLEVPVQSQPVPDWALREAADHGVIIRDVQGFVYRLPKGTG from the coding sequence ATGATGGCGGTGGCCGCCGTCTGGGGTGTGCTGCAGCTGTTCGCCGTTTCGTGGCCGACGCGTTCGGTGCGTTTGTCGACGGTGCTGCTGGCGCTCGCGGTGGGGATGTATGGGTGCGGCGTGGCGACGGCGTTGGTGGAGCTGGCCTACACCCGCATCTACGCGGACCAGTCGGGGCAGCCGCTGGTCACGGTGGTGAACACCACCAGCTACACGGTGGCTCCCTGGGTGGAGGAATTGATCAAGGCCGCCCCATTGTTACTGGCCGGGCTGAGCGTGAAGGTTCGCCGCCAGTGGGGGCTGACCGACTTCGTGGTGCTGGGTGCGGCGCTGGGGGGCGGGTTCGGTCTGCTGGAGGCGGTACTGCGGTACGGCCTGGACGCGAACCGGGCGATAGCCCGCGGCGGGGGCTGGATCATTCCGGACAGCTTGTCGCCGCCCTATGTGCCGGGCCTGGGGCAGATGTTGACGTCCTGGCTTCCGGCACCGTTCAGCCAGCTCGATCTGGGCGGCCCGCCGGTCACGGAGACCTTCTCGCATCTGGTGTGGACGGCCGTGGTCGGCTTGGGGGTTGGGCTGCTGTGGCGTGCACGGGGATGGCTGCGCCTGCTCTCGGTGCTCCCGGTCGCGGCCGCCGTCGTACACCACACCGTGAACAACTACGTAGTGCAGAAACCCATCGGCCCGGCCAGGCACTGGCTTGAATCTCTGGACGCGAAGGCGTGGGCGGCGCCGCTCATATGCCTGGCTATCGCCCTGGTCGTCGACCTGCGCCACATTCACCGCGGTAAGCGCGTCGTGTCGGGTGTACTGCTTGCTTCTGAGCGCGTCGACGGTGACAGCGCGGGAGCCCTGCTGCGGTATGCGGCCTGGCGTCTGCCATGGAGCCTGCTGATCGTCCTGCGCTACATCAGGCTGCGGCGCTCCCTGCTGTACGCCGCCGCGTCGGGGCCGCCCGCCGACACCGAGGACCTGCGTCGGGTGGCCGCCGGGATCACCGCTCGGATGGACGCATCCGACAACCCGCACGTATGGCAGGCGCTGAACATCCGCGCCTTGCTGAAGGCAGCCAGAGCAGCCCGCGGTTCCCGTGAGCGGTGGCTCCTGGTGATCCCGTGTGTGCTCGTACTGCCATCGTTAGTGTTCTTGGGCGTCGGCTCGTTCACCTCGACTGCCGGTCTCCAGAAGTTCTTCAGCGCCGGCTCAGGGCCGAAGATCCTCATGTGCTTCGGCATCGCCGCTCTGGCCTGGATCGCCTACCAACTCAGCACCTTACTTCGCTCCTGGCGGAGGGCGTCGGCACAGCCCACGGCGGAACTGCTGGCGGTCCACCGCTTCCGTGTCGGCACCGCACTGGGCTCGGCCACCACCGGCGCACTCCTGCTGTGGCGCGGATTCGGCGAAGCCGGCCCCGGCGGCAGGGCGATCCACACGCTCCACCTGCTCGACGCGCTGAACACCTTCCTGGTCTATCTCGGCTTCGCCCTCCTCCTACTCTCCCTGCTCGCCCTGTTCCCTCCCGGAGGCCTCGCGCTCGCCGGAGGCGGGGTTGCCGGCGCCCTCACGGCTGAAGCCGCCCTTAACGCTGGCGTCCTTGGTGCCGCCGGTGCCGTGCTGATGGCGGTTGGGGCTGGGGGAACCGGTGCGAGCGAGTCGGGCGGCGGGAAGCGAGGGGAAGTCCCGCAGTGGCTGCGTGACAAGTGGAACGAGGGACGACAGTTCAACGAGGACAATTGGCCGCGCTACCCGGCAAACGAGATCTACCTCGAAAACGGGAAAGTCCTGGACTCGTACCGACCCGGAAAAGAGATCGTATCGCGCAAGCAGACGCAGATATGGAAGATCAAGCCGGACACTTTCAGGAATTACCTACGTGAGATCAATCAGAAATATAAGACGGGAACAAAGATCCCGGACACGCCAAAGGCGCGCAGAGAATACCCGCAGTTGATCGGAAAACCCTTGAAGGGTAAGTATTATCTAGAAGTCCCGGTTCAGTCCCAGCCTGTGCCAGACTGGGCACTCAGGGAAGCGGCGGACCACGGCGTGATAATCCGGGACGTGCAGGGCTTCGTCTACCGGCTACCGAAGGGCACGGGCTGA
- a CDS encoding growth inhibitor PemK, with protein sequence MQRGEVWWVQFDERRLVVLLSGDGTSGIRVMQVVAPAGVDISGLGIEVTVGAGEGLPFEGVLRLAFPRPGFTPCTWLTTVSRDDLIERAAVLSSVKLSEIDDALRLAEQAQERTPATTAKLSEIRDALRLGELG encoded by the coding sequence GTGCAACGTGGCGAAGTCTGGTGGGTCCAGTTCGACGAGCGGAGGTTGGTCGTACTGCTGTCGGGAGACGGCACGTCCGGGATCCGGGTGATGCAGGTCGTCGCTCCGGCGGGCGTCGACATCAGCGGTCTGGGCATCGAAGTGACGGTCGGCGCCGGTGAAGGACTGCCGTTCGAAGGCGTGCTGCGGCTCGCGTTCCCGCGTCCAGGCTTCACCCCGTGCACGTGGCTGACCACTGTGTCCCGGGACGACCTGATAGAGCGGGCGGCCGTCCTGTCCTCCGTGAAGCTCAGCGAGATTGACGACGCCCTCCGACTCGCTGAACAAGCGCAGGAGCGGACCCCGGCCACGACCGCGAAGCTCAGCGAGATAAGGGATGCCCTCCGTCTCGGTGAACTCGGGTAG